The following coding sequences are from one Panicum hallii strain FIL2 chromosome 5, PHallii_v3.1, whole genome shotgun sequence window:
- the LOC112891615 gene encoding uncharacterized protein LOC112891615, whose translation MPRANEMFRADSRMLVVFGALTSKPQQLTFEESLRFVKKVKAHDYILYLSLFDILGRMELSQLDAYRELQLLFRNHPDLCEELEKFRPPAPTKHATNNIWPWIFVCAVPLVAVSLIPALGNPVLWFVQQTIGENLAA comes from the exons ATGCCACGAGCTAATGAGATGTTTAGGGCGGATTCAAGAATGTTGGTGGTCTTTGGTGCCTTGACATCGAAACCACAGCAACTGACATTTGAAGAATCCCTCAGATTTGTCAAGAAAGTGAAG GCCCACGATTACATTTTGTACTTGTCACTATTTGATATTCTTGGCAGAATGGAACTGTCCCAGCTCGATGCCTACCGAGAG TTACAGCTGCTGTTTCGAAATCACCCAGATTTGTGTGAAGAGCTTGAGAAGTTCAGACCACCTGCGCCTACAAAGCACGCAACGAACAACATCTGGCCCTGGATTTTCGTGTGTGCCGTCCCATTGGTCGCAGTAAGCCTAATCCCGGCGCTTGGAAACCCAGTACTGTGGTTTGTTCAACAAACTATTGGCGAAAACTTGGCCGCGTGA
- the LOC112892773 gene encoding paired amphipathic helix protein sin-3-like, protein MTYSSFSSGRPVGGGRKSAAAEAWSPSAEDALGFVLAVKAAFKDRHPDKYHLFLRVMDDFRNQRVGIDEVTSTAAALFRDSPELALGFNVFLPKGHRIQVGVDELAAYFIRDMNLDDGRGGGGGH, encoded by the exons ATgacctactcgtcgttctccaGTGGCCG GCCAGTAGGAGGCGGGAGGAAGAGCGCGGCCGCCGAGGCATGGTCGCCGTCGGCGGAGGACGCGCTGGGCTTCGTGCTGGCGGTGAAGGCGGCGTTCAAGGACCGGCACCCGGACAAGTACCACCTCTTCCTCCGCGTCATGGACGACTTCCGGAACCAGCGGGTCGGCATCGACGAGGTGACGTCCACCGCCGCGGCTCTGTTCCGGGACAGCCCCGAGCTGGCGCTGGGCTTCAACGTCTTCCTGCCCAAGGGCCACAGGATCCAGGTCGGGGTCGACGAGCTCGCCGCCTACTTCATCCGGGACATGAACCTGGacgacggccgcggcggcggcggcggccattgA
- the LOC112894162 gene encoding phosphate transporter PHO1-1-like gives MVKFSKQFEGQLVPEWKQAFVDYCLLKKDLKRVEHALLLGRHATAERCEAGLTAGGAQPTADRHAERAPLAQWLCHQLPAGLFGSSAAKDHGAIHVHRRPMAGPASRGGGGDEYETELLEPLAAADAAAARDFFAQLDAQLNKVNQFYRGKEKEFLDRGQSLRRQMDILAGLKAAAREDSNPSLSSGGCSEDESTRYAMTSAADTDQLNEPETTPTKDPSGTDQEDQQQELEGSRTFRKPVPQPKSLGRSASGCGRKSLKISIPLTNPSRTIAALTDVLWDELAAQSGSKKCSNPDGSAGKQGVSKTKLRHAEKMIRGAFVELYKGLGYLATYRNLNMMAFVKILKKFEKISGKQVLSVYLKVVESSYFNSSDEALKLMDEVEDIFVRHFAGDNRRKAMKYLKPAQRKESHAVPFVTGLATGCFAALFVGYCAMAHMAGLYLYTATPRGRGGDGGGGGDSARFMETAYPVLSMFALLFLHLLLYGCNMVAWRRCRVNYGFIFESSPAAGGELRPRDVFLACAASMAAVAGVMFAHLALVLRGYHASPHVQAIPGFLLLAFLLLLFCPLNVVYRSSRFRFLRILRNIVLSPLYKVVMVDFFMADQLCSQVPMLRSMEYLACYYISGSYRTQDHGFCINTKHIRDLAYAVSFLPYYWRAMQCARRWFDEGDTSHLVNLGKYVSAMLAAGAKVAYEKDESLASLTLLVAVSSTATVYQLYWDFVKDWGLLQPNSKNPWLRTDLVLKRKYIYYFSMGLNLVLRLAWLQTVVHPNFGSLDSRVTSFFLAALEVIRRGHWNFYRLENEHLNNAGKFRAVNTVPLPFHEEDED, from the exons ATGGTGAAGTTCTCCAAGCAGTTCGAGGGGCAGCTCGTCCCAGAGTGGAAGCAGGCCTTCGTGGACTATTGCCTGCTCAAGAAGGACCTCAAGAGGGTTGAGCACGCCCTGCTGCTTGGCCGGCATGCCACCGCCGAACGTTGCGAGGCCGGCCTAACCGCCGGCGGCGCACAACCGACAGCCGATCGACACGCTGAACGTGCTCCCCTGGCCCAATGGCTCTGCCACCAACTCCCGGCCGGTCTCTTCGGCTCCAGTGCGGCCAAGGATCATGGAGCCATACAC GTGCACCGGAGGCCGATGGCGGGGCCGGcgagcagaggcggcggcggtgacgagTACGAGACGGAGCTGCTGGAGCCGcttgccgccgccgacgcggccGCGGCGCGGGATTTCTTCGCGCAGCTGGACGCGCAGCTCAACAAGGTGAACCAGTTCTACAGGGGCAAGGAGAAGGAGTTCCTGGACCGGGGCCAGTCCCTGCGGAGGCAGATGGACATCCTCGCCGGCCTCAAGGCGGCGGCCAGGGAGGACAGCaacccctccctctcctccggCGGCTGCTCCG AGGATGAGTCCACACGGTATGCGATGACGTCAGCAGCAGACACGGACCAGCTGAACGAGCCAGAGACCACACCGACCAAGGACCCAAGTGGCACGGATCAAGAAGACCAGCAGCAGGAACTAGAAGGTTCCAGAACATTCCGGAAGCcggtgccgcagccgaagagcCTGGGGAGGTCGGCGAGCGGCTGCGGGAGGAAGAGCCTGAAGATCAGCATCCCCCTGACCAACCCCTCCAGGACGATCGCGGCGCTGACGGACGTCCTGTGGGACGAGCTCGCCGCCCAGTCCGGCTCCAAGAAGTGCAGCAACCCCGACGGGAGCGCGGGCAAGCAGGGCGTCAGCAAGACGAAGCTCCGGCACGCGGAGAAGATGATCAGGGGCGCCTTCGTCGAGCTCTACAAGGGCCTCGGCTACCTCGCCACCTACCG GAACCTGAACATGATGGCGTTCGTGAAGATCTTGAAGAAGTTCGAGAAGATCAGCGGGAAGCAGGTCCTCTCCGTGTACCTCAAGGTGGTGGAGAGCTCCTACTTCAACAGCTCTGACGAG GCGCTGAAGCTGATGGACGAGGTGGAGGACATCTTCGTCCGGCACTTCGCCGGCGACAACCGCCGCAAGGCCATGAAGTACCTCAAGCCGGCGCAGCGGAAGGAGTCCCACGCCGTCCCCTTCGTCACGGGGCTCGCGACCGGCTGCTTCGCCGCGCTCTTCGTGGGCTACTGCGCCATGGCGCACATGGCGGGGCTATACCTCTACACCGCAACTCcacgcgggcgcggcggcgacggcggcggcggaggagactCGGCGCGCTTCATGGAGACGGCGTACCCCGTGCTGAGCATGTTCGCGCTGCTGTTCCTGCACCTGCTCCTGTACGGCTGCAACATGGTGGCGTGGCGCCGGTGCCGCGTTAACTATGGCTTCATCTTCGAGtcgtcccccgccgccggcggggaGCTCCGGCCCCGGGACGTGTTCCTCGCCTGCGCCGCGTCCATGGCCGCGGTCGCCGGCGTCATGTTCGCGCACCTCGCGCTCGTTCTCAGGGGCTACCACGCGTCGCCGCACGTCCAGGCCATCCCCGGATTCTTGCTCCTG GCGTTCCTGCTCCTGCTGTTCTGCCCTCTCAACGTCGTGTACCGGTCGAGTCGGTTTCGGTTCCTCAGGATTCTGAGGAACATTGTCCTGTCACCACTCTACAAG GTTGTGATGGTAGACTTCTTCATGGCCGATCAGCTATGCAGCCAGGTGCCCATGCTAAGGAGCATGGAGTACTTGGCTTGCTACTACATCAGTGGGAGCTACAGGACGCAGGATCACGGCTTCTGCATCAACACCAAGCACATCAGAGACCTGGCCTACGCCGTCTCCTTCCTGCCCTACTACTGGAGAGCCATGCAG TGCGCGAGGCGGTGGTTCGACGAGGGGGACACGAGCCACCTGGTGAACCTGGGCAAGTACGTCTCGGCgatgctcgccgccggcgccaagGTCGCGTACGAGAAGGATGAGAGCCTGGCGTCGCTGACGCTGCTCGTCGCCGTGTCGAGCACCGCCACGGTGTACCAGCTCTACTGGGACTTCGTCAAGGACTGGGGCCTGCTCCAGCCCAACTCCAAGAACCCCTGGCTCAGGACCGACCTCGTCCTCAAGCGGAAATACATATACTACTTTTCAATG GGACTGAACCTCGTGCTGAGGCTTGCCTGGCTGCAGACCGTAGTCCATCCAAATTTTGGGAGCTTGGACTCTAGGGTCACTTCGTTCTTCCTAGCAGCCCTCGAGGTGATCCGGCGCGGGCACTGGAATTTCTATAG GTTGGAGAATGAGCATCTGAACAATGCGGGCAAGTTTCGGGCGGTAAATACGGTTCCACTGCCTTTCCACGAAGAGGACGAGGACTAG
- the LOC112894163 gene encoding lysine-rich arabinogalactan protein 19-like, giving the protein MAAPPLLRHWRRLAVIGAVLALHLAAAVAQSPATPAAPTTPAAPTTPAAPTTPAAPTTPAAPTTPAAPTTPAAPTTPAAPTTPAAPTTPAAPTTPAAPTTPAAPTPPATPAPTATPAAPANPPPTPATPAPAATPVPPSKPPPAAPAVAPAKPPPVVTPPPAATPPPSTPPPATPPAVLPPAAAPPPTATPPAEAPATLPPATPPPVAEAPATLPPAEAPSKGKNKHKRRKKQHGKKEAPAEAPQPLSPPAPAAPSPADLEDVSGPAPSAFDVNASSRQHQHWGVVVLQTAMAALLLSLAW; this is encoded by the exons atggccgcgccgccgctgctccggcATTGGCGCCGCCTCGCCGTGATCGGCGCCGTCCTCgcgctccacctcgccgccgccgtggcccagTCGCCAGCGACACCTGCTGCGCCCACGACCCCGGCAGCGCCAACTACACCGGCCGCGCCAACGACCCCTGCTGCACCCACGACACCTGCTGCGCCGACGACACCGGCTGCACCCACGACCCCCGCTGCGCCGACCACCCCTGCTGCACCCACGACACCTGCTGCGCCGACGACACCGGCCGCGCCGACCACCCCTGCTGCGCCCACGACACCGGCTGCACCGACGCCGCCGGCAACGCCCGCGCCCACCGCCACCCCGGCCGCGCCAGCGAACCCGCCGCCGACCCCGGCaacgcccgcgcccgccgccacccCGGTCCCGCCGTCAAAGCCGCCGCCGGCTGCGCCCGCTGTCGCGCCGGCCAAGCCCCCGCCGGTGGTGACGCCTCCCCCCGCAGCGACGCCGCCTccctcgacgccgccgcccgccacgcCGCCGGCGGTGCTCCCGCCCGCGGCCGCGCCTCCGCCGACGGCCACGCCCCCGGCCGAGGCGCCCGCGACGCTGCCCCCCGCCACGCCCCCGCCCGTGGCCGAGGCGCCCGCGACGCTGCCGCCGGCCGAGGCGCCGTCCAAGGGCAAGAACAAGcacaagaggaggaagaagcagcaCGGCAAGAAGGAGGCACCCGCGGAGGCGCCGCAGCCGCTGAGCCCGccggcgcccgccgcgccgtcgcccgcCGATCTCGAGGACGTGTCCGGCCCCGCGCCCTCGGCATTCGACGTG AACGCGAGCAGCCGGCAGCACCAGCACTGGGGCGTCGTCGTCCTGCAGACCGCCATGGCTGCGCTTTTGCTATCGCTAGCGTGGTAA